A region from the Ptychodera flava strain L36383 chromosome 12, AS_Pfla_20210202, whole genome shotgun sequence genome encodes:
- the LOC139145758 gene encoding uncharacterized protein, whose product MIFCHSIILQKVVRQHDAALAKAVTELTDGDVTNQTVQFLNNLQRPLATVPDKDITHLFATNFEAEYFNAQKLLQMEGEHKLYISQDTGSKHVLERFPVQEKLYLKVGAPVLLTRNISAVFVNGLIGEVVKLEEITVTVYFAKINKIYTFSRTSFTKYDPITNQLLAERKQLPLRLAFGITVHKSQGMSLDYVHIHAEKMYRPGQLAVAVGRATSVSGICVTGFSIGKCVPSSLTVQQFYDKLNAGNIESRNDISCCRQHVPGRHSHPADDTADTLTLGEAIPEQQIQSEPAVELEDSEHEEFDMQELIDVEEMILPATTPSESTAILSSITFQTPITTQQEEENEIITRLQSDKLRYDNFFTTLFKKSLEIRKNTITEIPTTVKKLTQYNANLIKYYRSDMYLSTCKTLYQRKPSPREYSIAMKIAKEISRLVLEEMQDEHSSTSGTTSTEQQIPHFNLSVEAKGNLRYIGGMCIAKTRHKYTKQIRTHMYNKKKTAAVKRHRYSIEMLDTLEGVHADLLKSSAHKETLHATARRQNIRGALTNISDEAFNFFMKVEECRVREESVHKGKEDTHLLADIEDKVLNNTTLFHHWVKLLQNCPKSQMVNETDETEVVVRTIEDLVDGADVICDLYTTIVSKYIRVTNNQTRKDLLQTLGRKKKMAHRKSVMEKEQKKQIIVNVNDITNDKTPGKCTSHYLLKAAVSTNPTYFDSTSFTKSDLHVLCQAYNERYTGRITKEELGRKLVGVILATDEMPNPGIFQQGTSSASNPVIQTEEQQTTSTTDSMTLQSATQHQASVSPPKSKKRSSSSNSQETQSSVGKAIARKASSKSKKRSSSGESKETQSTVGKAIARKESSSKSKPYSKKRKGKATEDESEDTELCMGCCTVSEGQEQWVCCDSCDGWYHRECAGLINAAQWRAVEESTWLCPDCQF is encoded by the coding sequence ATGATCTTCTGTCACTCTATAATTCTCCAGAAAGTGGTTCGTCAACATGATGCAGCATTAGCAAAGGCAGTGACTGAATTAACTGATGGAGATGTTACAAATCAGACAGTACAGTTCCTCAATAACTTGCAGAGACCATTGGCAACTGTTCCAGACAAAGATATCACACATTTATTCGCCACTAATTTTGAAGCTGAATATTTCAATGCACAAAAACTACTACAGATGGAAGGTGAACACAAATTATACATTTCACAAGATACAGGCAGCAAACATGTTTTAGAAAGGTTTCCAGTCCaagagaaactgtatttgaaggTTGGGGCTCCAGTTCTACTAACAAGAAACATTTCAGCAGTGTTTGTGAATGGACTGATCGGTGAGGTTGTCAAGCTTGAGGAAATCACAGTAACTGTCTACTTTGCCAAAATAAACAAGATATATACATTCAGCAGAACCAGTTTCACCAAGTATGATCCTATTACTAATCAGTTATTGGCAGAGCGAAAACAACTTCCCCTTAGACTTGCCTTCGGTATCACTGTGCACAAGTCTCAAGGAATGTCACTCGATTATGTACACATTCATGCTGAGAAAATGTACAGACCAGGTCAGCTTGCTGTTGCAGTGGGCAGAGCAACAAGTGTTAGTGGTATATGTGTAACTGGGTTCAGCATCGGTAAATGTGTTCCTTCATCACTCACAGTCCAACAATTTTACGATAAACTAAATGCTGGAAACATAGAAAGTAGGAATGACATCTCTTGTTGTCGTCAGCATGTTCCTGGTAGACACAGCCATCCTGCTGATGACACTGCCGACACGCTGACTCTGGGTGAAGCTATTCCTGAACAGCAAATACAGAGTGAACCAGCTGTAGAGCTAGAAGACAGTGAGCATGAAGAGTTTGACATGCAAGAGCTGATAGATGTTGAAGAAATGATTTTACCAGCAACAACACCCAGTGAATCAACTGCAATCTTGTCCAGTATTACATTTCAAACACCGATAACAACACaacaagaagaagaaaatgaaatcattaCACGGTTACAAAGTGATAAATTGAGgtatgacaattttttcaccACATTGTTTAAAAAGTCACTGGAAATCAGAAAAAACACCATCACTGAGATACCAACTACAGTGAAGAAATTAACCCAATACAACGCAAACCTTATCAAATACTACAGAAGTGATATGTATCTCTCCACCTGTAAAACACTATATCAACGTAAACCAAGTCCTAGAGAATACagcattgcaatgaaaattgcaAAGGAAATCAGTAGACTAGTATTGGAAGAAATGCAAGATGAACATTCTTCCACAAGCGGCACAACATCCACAGAACAACAAATTCCACATTTCAACTTATCTGTTGAAGCCAAAGGTAATCTGAGATACATCGGTGGAATGTGCATTGCAAAGACCAGACACAAGTACACCAAGCAAATAAGAACACACATGTATAACAAGAAGAAAACAGCTGCTGTTAAACGACATAGATATAGCATTGAAATGTTGGATACACTTGAGGGGGTACACGCTGATCTCTTGAAGTCTTCGGCTCACAAAGAGACCTTACATGCAACCGCCAGAAGACAAAACATCAGAGGTGCCCTAACCAACATTTCTGATGAGGCATTCAATTTCTTCATGAAAGTTGAAGAGTGTCGAGTACGTGAAGAAAGTGTACACAAAGGGAAAGAAGACACTCACCTTTTGGCAGATATAGAAGACAAAGTACTGAATAACACAACACTATTTCACCACTGGGTTAAACTGTTACAAAACTGTCCAAAGTCACAAATGGTAAATGAAACAGATGAAACTGAAGTAGTGGTGAGAACCATAGAAGATCTGGTCGATGGAGCTGATGTTATTTGTGATCTGTACACTACCATAGTGTCCAAGTACATACGAGTCACAAATAATCAAACAAGAAAAGACCTACTGCAGACACTTGGAAGAAAGAAGAAGATGGCACACAGGAAGTCAGTGATGGAAAAGGAACAGAAAAAGCAGATCATTGTCAATGTGAATGACATCACAAATGACAAAACTCCTGGCAAGTGTACATCACATTATCTTCTAAAGGCAGCTGTCTCAACAAATCCAACATACTTTGACAGCACATCTTTCACAAAGAGTGACTTGCATGTATTATGCCAAGCATATAATGAGCGCTATACAGGAAGAATAACCAAAGAAGAACTAGGTCGAAAGCTTGTTGGTGTAATTTTGGCTACCGATGAAATGCCAAACCCAGGCATTTTCCAGCAGGGTACTTCTTCTGCTTCAAACCCAGTCATACAAACTGAAGAACAGCAAACTACATCCACTACAGACTCCATGACACTCCAATCAGCAACACAGCACCAAGCATCTGTTTCACCAccaaaatcaaagaaaagatCCAGCTCTAGTAATTCACAAGAAACACAGTCCAGTGTGGGAAAGGCAATAGCCAGGAAAGCGTCTTCAAAGTCAAAGAAGAGATCCAGCTCTGGTGAGTCAAAAGAAACACAGTCCACTGTGGGAAAGGCAATAGCCAGAAAAGAATCTTCTTCAAAATCGAAACCAtattcaaagaaaagaaaaggcaAGGCAACAGAAGATGAGTCAGAGGATACAGAATTGTGCATGGGATGTTGTACAGTGTCTGAAGGCCAAGAACAGTGGGTGTGTTGTGATAGTTGTGATGGTTGGTATCATCGTGAGTGTGCAGGACTCATCAATGCAGCACAGTGGAGAGCGGTTGAAGAGTCAACATGGTTATGCCCTGATTGTCAATTTTAA
- the LOC139145759 gene encoding uncharacterized protein — protein MHWMHQEATKCGKDDGCWTGGIIFDEMAIQEDLHISSTGGRWKLVGFVDMGKDNEVFDYLLKGRREPLLATHVLQLVYLADNGFRFPICHYPTKEATCPEITNIFWKAVSVLSDWGFQVHYTCMDGASHNRSFINVHFDGSPRDEAFTMANLYNPAQKIVFLMDPSHIFKKIRNNLLKSGKAKFHVRQLQHQGNDISWDHWIKAYRWDCDRNSVRVHRKLTDEHIYPNQRQKMRNKLAEEVLNEDMLNLMKDYKESVASTEVDSTIELLENTSRLIKNFRDSRPIMNLEDERLKVNREVLDWFVNWEKEIREEVSMSKKEKQAALLSFQTHDDIASLLMGFQQLCCHKFQQKVKSIVPSRVNSDIVENIFCQQRAKFNGANTNPTYLQYCNTMNSVILGQSTNSRMSNVGKNCSAPFALSLACPLKQKVIRM, from the exons ATGCACTGGATGCACCAAGAGGCAACAAAATGTGGAAAGGATGATGGTTGTTGGACCGGTGGTATTATCTTTGATGAGATGGCAATTCAG GAGGATTTGCATATAAGTTCAACTGGTGGAAGGTGGAAACTTGTAGGCTTTGTGGACATGGGGAAGGATAATGAAGTGTTTGATTATCTGCTGAAAG GGAGGAGAGAACCACTGCTGGCAACCCATGTTCTTCAGCTCGTTTATCTTGCTGATAATGGATTCAGATTTCCTATTTGTCACTATCCTACTAAGGAAGCAACATGTCCAGAGATAACTAACATATTTTGGAAAGCTGTATCAGTGTTGTCTGACTGGGGATTTCAG GTCCACTATACCTGTATGGATGGAGCAAGTCACAATCGATCATTCATAAATGTGCACTTTGATGGAAGCCCTAGAGACGAGGCCTTCACAATGGCAAATCTGTATAATCCCGCACAGAAGATTGTTTTCTTAATGGATCCATCA CATATCTTTAAGAAGATACGGAACAACTTACTCAAAAGTGGAAAAGCGAAGTTTCATGTGAGGCAACTGCAGCATCAGGGAAACGACATAAGTTGGGATCATTGGATCAAAGCCTATAGATGGGATTGTGACAGAAATAGTGTCCGGGTTCACAGGAAACTGACTGATGAACATATTTACCCAAATCAAAGGCAAAAGATGAGGAACAAATTAGCAGAGGAAGTTCTTAATGAGGACATGTTGAATTTGATGAAG GACTACAAAGAAAGTGTTGCAAGCACAGAGGTTGACTCAACCATAGAATTACTGGAAAACACAAGCAGGCTCATCAAGAACTTCAGGGATTCAAGACCAATCATGAATTTGGAAGATGAACGTCTGAAAGTGAATCGAGAAGTGTTAGACTGGTTTGTGAACTGGGAAAAGGAAATACGAGAAGAGGTCAGCAtgtcaaaaaaggaaaaacaggCAGCACTCTTGAGTTTCCAAACACATGATGATATAGCTTCACTCTTGATGGGCTTTCAGCAATTGTGCTGTCATAAATTTCAGCAGAAAGTTAAATCAATTGTTCCATCACGTGTGAACAGTGATATCgtggaaaatatattttgccAACAAAGAGCAAAATTTAATGGGGCCAACACAAATCctacatatttgcaatattgtaaTACAATGAACAGTGTCATTCTGGGACAGAGCACAAATTCAAGAATGTCgaatgttggcaaaaattgtTCTGCTCCATTCGCACTGTCGCTTGCATGTCCTCTGAAACAGAAAGTTATTCGTATGTAG